A genomic window from Vicinamibacterales bacterium includes:
- a CDS encoding methionine aminotransferase, producing MIHQSKLPNVGTTIFTVMSKLAADLGAINLSQGFPDFDCDPALVDAVARHMKAGRNQYAPMQGVPVLRQAIAAKFRELYGAAYDPDSEVTVTSGGTEAIFDAVAAVVHPGDEAIVFEPCYDSYVPAIEVNGGKAMVISLRYPDYRVPWDEVRAAISPRTRVIMLNSPHNPTATILSAGDMAQLVETVKGTGIAIVSDEVYEHIIFDGARHESMASYDELRARSFIVGSFGKTYHVTGWKVGYVVAPAALTGEFRKVHQFVTFSTNTPTQHALAEFLAAKRGYPELAAFYQRKRDLFLDLIGGSRWKPLPSRGTYFQLLDYSAITGEADMDFALRLTREHGVASIPTSAFLYKQAPPLALRFCFAKKDETLRAAAERLKSL from the coding sequence GTGATTCACCAGTCGAAGCTCCCCAACGTCGGAACCACGATCTTCACCGTGATGTCGAAGCTCGCGGCGGATCTCGGCGCCATCAACCTGTCCCAGGGCTTCCCGGATTTCGACTGCGATCCGGCGCTGGTCGACGCCGTCGCCCGGCACATGAAGGCAGGGCGGAACCAGTACGCGCCGATGCAGGGCGTGCCCGTCCTGCGCCAGGCGATCGCCGCAAAGTTCCGCGAGCTCTACGGCGCCGCCTACGACCCGGACAGCGAGGTCACCGTCACGTCCGGCGGGACGGAAGCGATCTTCGACGCCGTCGCCGCGGTGGTGCATCCGGGCGACGAGGCGATCGTGTTCGAGCCGTGCTACGACTCGTACGTCCCGGCGATCGAGGTCAACGGCGGCAAGGCGATGGTGATTTCGCTGCGCTATCCGGACTACCGGGTGCCCTGGGACGAGGTCCGCGCCGCGATCTCGCCGCGCACCCGCGTGATCATGCTCAATTCGCCGCACAATCCGACGGCCACGATCCTCTCCGCCGGCGACATGGCGCAGCTCGTCGAAACGGTGAAGGGCACCGGGATCGCCATCGTCAGCGACGAGGTCTACGAGCACATCATCTTCGACGGCGCGCGGCACGAGAGCATGGCGTCATACGACGAGCTCCGCGCCCGCAGCTTCATCGTCGGCTCGTTCGGCAAGACCTATCACGTGACCGGCTGGAAGGTCGGCTACGTCGTGGCCCCGGCGGCGCTGACCGGCGAGTTCAGAAAGGTGCATCAGTTCGTCACCTTCTCCACCAATACGCCGACGCAGCACGCCCTCGCGGAATTCCTCGCGGCGAAACGCGGCTACCCCGAGCTGGCGGCGTTCTACCAGCGGAAGCGGGACCTGTTCCTCGATTTGATCGGCGGATCGCGATGGAAGCCGCTCCCGTCGCGCGGAACCTACTTCCAGCTGCTCGATTATTCGGCGATCACCGGCGAAGCGGACATGGACTTCGCGCTGCGCCTCACTCGCGAGCACGGCGTCGCGTCGATCCCCACGTCCGCGTTTCTCTACAAGCAGGCGCCGCCCCTGGCGCTGCGCTTCTGTTTCGCCAAGAAGGACGAGACGCTGCGCGCGGCGGCGGAACGGCTGAAGTCGTTGTGA
- a CDS encoding asparaginase domain-containing protein — protein MSAIRILVTGGTFDKEYDELTGRLFFRDTHVDEMLRRGRARLDLAVETVMMIDSLELDDAGRSRIVERCRAAGERAIVVTHGTDTMVETAGALAAAALDKTVVLTGAMVPYAFGSSDGLFNLGSALSFVQVLPPGVYVAMNGRHFRWDAVHKNRTTGTFEPL, from the coding sequence ATGAGCGCGATCCGCATTCTCGTCACCGGGGGGACGTTCGACAAGGAATACGACGAGCTGACCGGCCGCCTCTTCTTCCGCGACACGCATGTGGACGAGATGCTGCGCCGCGGCCGCGCCCGGCTCGATCTCGCCGTCGAGACGGTGATGATGATCGACAGCCTCGAGCTCGACGACGCCGGGCGGTCGCGGATCGTGGAACGCTGCCGCGCCGCCGGCGAACGCGCCATCGTCGTCACCCACGGCACCGACACCATGGTCGAGACGGCCGGCGCGCTCGCGGCCGCCGCGCTCGACAAGACGGTGGTGCTCACCGGCGCGATGGTGCCGTACGCCTTCGGCAGCTCGGACGGCCTGTTCAATCTCGGCAGCGCGCTGTCGTTCGTCCAGGTGCTGCCGCCGGGGGTCTACGTGGCGATGAACGGCCGCCACTTCCGCTGGGACGCGGTGCACAAGAACCGCACGACCGGCACCTTCGAGCCGCTGTGA
- a CDS encoding M1 family aminopeptidase codes for MAFVAHALAAVWLLGFVMQVRLDPDLGISEALARDRSARLTSIRYDLAFTIPAARSQPVAGRALIRFVLKGTSDPLVLDYQPDRAGFLRSVEANGKETSVRQVNGHIIVPPDVLREGENSLALEFNAGDGPLNRNDEFLYTVFVPARAHQAFPCFDQPDLKARWSLALDVPEGWQALGNGAELERQNAGGRTRVRFAGTPPVSTYLFAFAAGKFAVEQAERNGRTFRMFHRETDAAKVARNRDAIFDLHAGALAWLEDFTAIPYPFGKFDFLLAPAFQFGGMEHPGSIFYNANGLLLDESATQDQTLNRASIIAHETAHMWFGDLVTMRWFSDVWMKEVFANHLAAKIVNPAFPAINHDLRYLIDHFPAAYAVDRTAGTNEIRQPLANLNEAGTLYGAIIYQKAPIVMRQLETLIGSEGFRDGLREYLKMYAFGNASWHDLIALLDDRTPEDLAGWSHAWVEERGRPIVTTEVSLENGRIRRLAFKQHDGDARRNLIWNQRMQVAVGAKDTTLLPVQLNAPRVEVPAARGLPARFVLPNGGGIAYGEFHLDRASLAWLMANLPAIEDELTRGSAWVTLWDSMLAGQVKPAAFLDLAIAALGVETNELNITRVLAYVREAYWRHTEPPARRPLARRLEPVLRAGLAAAPTTTLKSVWFSALRDVADTPATVMWLTRVWKQEEKVPGLTLAELDYIRLAQDLAVRNAAGAKSILDEQYAKIKNPDRKAQFEFVRPAISPSGKERDAWFAALADVSNRRREPWVLEGLRYLHHPLRADASEKYLEPSLLLVREIQRTGDIFFPKRWMDATLSGYQSASAAATIREFLDRLPADYPERLRRIILSSADDLFRATRIRGR; via the coding sequence GTGGCGTTCGTGGCGCACGCGCTGGCCGCGGTGTGGCTTCTCGGATTCGTGATGCAGGTGAGACTCGACCCGGATCTGGGAATCAGCGAAGCGCTGGCGCGCGATCGCAGCGCGCGGCTGACCAGCATCCGCTACGACCTCGCGTTCACGATTCCCGCCGCACGCAGTCAGCCCGTGGCGGGGCGCGCGCTGATCCGGTTCGTGTTGAAGGGCACGTCGGATCCGCTGGTGCTCGACTACCAGCCCGATCGCGCGGGGTTTCTCCGCAGCGTCGAAGCCAACGGGAAGGAGACGAGCGTCCGGCAGGTGAACGGCCACATCATCGTCCCGCCCGACGTCCTGCGCGAGGGAGAGAACAGCCTCGCGCTGGAGTTCAACGCCGGCGACGGCCCGCTCAACCGCAACGACGAGTTCCTCTACACGGTCTTCGTGCCGGCCCGCGCCCACCAGGCGTTTCCCTGCTTCGATCAACCCGATCTGAAGGCCCGGTGGTCGCTGGCGCTCGACGTGCCGGAAGGGTGGCAGGCGCTCGGCAACGGCGCCGAGCTCGAACGCCAGAACGCCGGCGGCCGCACCCGCGTCCGCTTCGCCGGAACGCCGCCGGTGTCGACCTACCTGTTCGCGTTCGCGGCGGGCAAGTTCGCCGTCGAGCAGGCCGAGCGCAACGGCCGCACCTTCCGCATGTTCCATCGCGAGACCGACGCCGCCAAGGTGGCGCGGAACCGCGACGCGATTTTCGACCTGCACGCCGGCGCGCTCGCCTGGCTGGAGGACTTCACCGCCATTCCCTACCCGTTCGGCAAGTTCGATTTCCTGCTGGCGCCCGCGTTCCAGTTCGGCGGCATGGAGCACCCGGGATCGATCTTCTACAACGCCAACGGGCTGCTGCTGGACGAGAGCGCGACACAGGATCAGACGCTCAACCGCGCCAGCATCATCGCGCACGAAACCGCGCACATGTGGTTCGGCGACCTGGTGACGATGCGGTGGTTTTCCGACGTGTGGATGAAGGAGGTCTTCGCCAATCACCTGGCGGCGAAGATCGTCAACCCGGCATTCCCCGCGATCAACCACGATCTGCGCTACCTCATCGATCACTTCCCGGCCGCGTACGCGGTCGATCGAACCGCCGGCACCAACGAGATCCGCCAGCCGCTGGCGAATCTGAACGAGGCGGGCACGCTCTACGGCGCCATCATCTATCAGAAGGCGCCCATCGTCATGCGGCAGCTCGAGACGCTGATCGGCAGCGAAGGGTTCCGCGACGGGCTGCGCGAGTATCTCAAGATGTACGCGTTCGGCAACGCGTCATGGCACGACCTGATCGCGCTGCTCGACGATCGCACGCCCGAGGACCTCGCCGGGTGGAGCCATGCGTGGGTGGAAGAGCGTGGACGGCCGATCGTGACCACGGAAGTGAGCCTGGAGAACGGACGGATACGCCGGCTCGCGTTCAAGCAGCACGACGGAGACGCCCGGCGCAACCTGATCTGGAACCAGCGGATGCAGGTCGCGGTCGGCGCGAAGGACACGACCCTCCTGCCGGTGCAGCTGAACGCCCCTCGGGTCGAGGTGCCTGCGGCGCGCGGGCTGCCGGCGCGGTTCGTGCTGCCCAACGGCGGCGGCATCGCCTACGGAGAGTTCCACCTGGACCGCGCCAGCCTCGCGTGGCTGATGGCCAACCTCCCGGCCATCGAGGACGAGCTGACGCGCGGCAGCGCCTGGGTCACGCTCTGGGACTCGATGCTGGCCGGCCAGGTGAAGCCCGCGGCATTCCTCGATCTCGCGATCGCGGCGCTCGGCGTCGAGACGAACGAGCTGAACATCACCCGCGTCCTCGCGTACGTACGCGAGGCGTACTGGCGCCACACCGAGCCGCCGGCGCGCCGGCCGCTGGCCCGGCGGCTCGAGCCCGTGCTGCGCGCCGGGCTCGCGGCGGCCCCGACCACGACGCTCAAATCGGTCTGGTTCTCGGCGCTGCGCGACGTCGCGGATACGCCGGCGACCGTCATGTGGCTGACGCGGGTCTGGAAGCAGGAGGAGAAAGTTCCGGGGCTCACCCTCGCCGAGCTCGATTACATCCGGCTCGCGCAGGACCTGGCGGTTCGCAACGCGGCCGGCGCGAAGAGCATCCTCGACGAGCAATACGCGAAGATCAAGAACCCGGATCGCAAGGCACAGTTCGAGTTCGTGCGGCCGGCGATCTCCCCCAGCGGGAAGGAGCGCGACGCGTGGTTTGCCGCGCTCGCCGACGTGTCGAACCGGCGGCGCGAGCCGTGGGTGCTCGAAGGGCTGCGCTACCTGCACCATCCGCTCCGGGCCGATGCCTCCGAGAAGTACCTCGAGCCCAGCCTGCTGCTGGTCCGTGAAATCCAGCGCACCGGAGACATCTTCTTTCCGAAGCGGTGGATGGATGCGACCTTGAGCGGGTACCAATCGGCGAGCGCCGCCGCCACCATCCGCGAGTTCCTGGACCGTCTGCCGGCCGACTATCCCGAGCGGCTCCGCCGCATCATCCTGTCGTCCGCCGACGATCTCTTCCGCGCGACGCGGATCCGGGGCCGATGA
- a CDS encoding glycosyltransferase family 87 protein encodes MRTRVLLGVLALVSLVAVFTTRVSRKMPDFEVYWTAGARAAAAQPLYRESDGHYQFKYLPAFALLAVPLAAMPLAAAKGAWFAASAVAMVVLLGLSLRALPNLRRPPILLLVLTFLAMAKFYAHELVLGQVNLLFAVLAALAVVWMRRGREAGAGLLLALAVVVKPYAVIFAPWLATRRRRGALLAMTAGLVVLLLLPAARYGWEGNLRLLGDWWRTVTTTSAPNVLNQDNVSLGAMFAKWIGPDSAAAILAAAAGGILLLLAAIVMAGRGQLKAPDTLEAGLLLLLIPLLSPQGWDYVFLIATPAVMLLIDELPALPRELRYAATASIAAIALSIFDLMGREAYATFMQLSLITVFVLVEYAALVTLRFRRAA; translated from the coding sequence ATGCGGACACGCGTGCTGCTCGGTGTGCTGGCGCTCGTGTCGCTGGTCGCGGTCTTCACCACGCGCGTGTCGCGAAAGATGCCGGATTTCGAAGTGTATTGGACAGCCGGGGCCAGGGCCGCGGCGGCGCAGCCGCTCTACCGCGAGTCCGACGGCCATTATCAATTCAAGTACCTGCCCGCGTTCGCGCTGCTGGCCGTGCCGCTCGCGGCGATGCCGCTCGCGGCGGCGAAGGGCGCGTGGTTCGCGGCGTCGGCGGTGGCGATGGTCGTCCTGCTCGGCCTCAGCCTGCGGGCGCTGCCGAACCTGCGGCGTCCGCCGATCCTGCTTCTGGTGCTGACCTTCCTCGCGATGGCCAAGTTCTACGCCCACGAGCTGGTGCTGGGCCAGGTCAATCTGCTGTTCGCCGTCCTCGCGGCGCTCGCCGTCGTGTGGATGCGGCGCGGGCGGGAAGCCGGCGCGGGGCTGCTGCTGGCGCTCGCCGTCGTGGTCAAGCCCTACGCCGTGATTTTCGCGCCGTGGCTGGCGACACGCCGGCGCCGGGGCGCGTTGCTCGCGATGACGGCGGGACTCGTCGTCCTCCTCCTGTTGCCCGCGGCGCGCTACGGCTGGGAGGGCAATCTCCGGCTGCTCGGCGACTGGTGGCGGACGGTGACGACGACCAGCGCACCCAACGTGTTGAACCAGGACAACGTGTCGCTCGGCGCGATGTTCGCCAAGTGGATCGGCCCCGATTCGGCCGCGGCGATCCTCGCTGCCGCCGCCGGCGGCATCCTCCTGCTTCTCGCCGCGATCGTCATGGCCGGGCGGGGTCAGCTGAAGGCGCCGGACACACTGGAGGCGGGCCTGTTGCTGCTCCTGATCCCGCTGCTCTCGCCGCAGGGATGGGACTACGTGTTCCTGATCGCCACGCCGGCGGTGATGCTGCTGATCGACGAGCTGCCGGCGCTGCCGCGCGAGCTGCGCTACGCGGCGACGGCATCGATCGCCGCGATTGCCCTGAGCATTTTCGATCTGATGGGACGCGAGGCGTACGCGACCTTCATGCAGCTCTCGCTGATCACCGTCTTCGTGCTGGTCGAATACGCCGCGCTGGTGACGCTGCGATTCCGGAGGGCGGCGTAA